One genomic window of Nitrosomonas sp. Is35 includes the following:
- a CDS encoding calcium-binding protein, with protein sequence MTFHIFHINEVYSNADGTVQFIEFTGDANDQDEWAGHTITSTSGATTHTYTFPTNLPSETTLNKSVLVATQGFSALGLITPDFIIPNGFLFTGSGTVTFPGMFGGTITYAGLPVDGIKSLNRDGSTGTNSPANFSGETGTVPPNVLFGTDDPDNLTGTSGDDFILAAGGDDTLNGLEGNDTLNGGLGADTAVYSGNRANYTVLGTSLGMTVSGTEGNDTLTGIERFQFADQKVAIDLNDGQAAGNTVRLIGAAFDAPTIQAHPDYVGIGLGLFDSGQSMLQVSQLVIGVLGNPDNDAFVDTVYQNVVGSAPSPADHNLYAGLLTGSGGTLSQAQLLEIAANSEVNATNIDLIGLQQTGVEFT encoded by the coding sequence ATGACATTCCACATATTTCACATTAACGAAGTGTATTCCAATGCTGACGGAACCGTTCAATTCATCGAATTTACTGGAGATGCCAACGATCAGGACGAGTGGGCCGGACATACGATCACCTCGACCAGCGGCGCCACCACCCACACGTATACTTTCCCGACGAACCTTCCCAGCGAGACAACCCTGAACAAGTCCGTATTGGTTGCAACGCAGGGATTTTCAGCGCTGGGTTTAATCACACCCGATTTCATCATTCCGAATGGCTTTTTGTTTACCGGCAGCGGCACCGTCACTTTTCCCGGAATGTTTGGCGGCACGATAACTTATGCCGGATTACCCGTCGATGGCATAAAGTCACTCAACCGGGATGGTTCGACGGGGACTAATTCCCCCGCCAATTTTTCCGGCGAGACCGGTACGGTACCGCCCAATGTGTTGTTCGGCACCGATGACCCTGACAATTTGACCGGTACATCCGGGGATGATTTTATTCTTGCAGCCGGTGGAGACGATACGTTGAATGGCTTGGAAGGCAATGACACGCTAAATGGCGGTTTAGGTGCCGACACTGCCGTCTATAGCGGCAACCGTGCGAATTACACTGTTCTCGGCACAAGCTTGGGAATGACGGTTTCCGGGACGGAGGGTAACGATACGCTCACCGGTATCGAACGTTTTCAATTTGCCGATCAAAAAGTCGCGATTGACCTCAATGACGGCCAAGCTGCCGGCAATACGGTCAGACTGATCGGCGCGGCATTCGATGCACCAACCATTCAGGCACACCCGGACTATGTCGGCATTGGGCTTGGTTTGTTCGATTCCGGTCAAAGCATGCTGCAAGTTTCGCAACTGGTGATCGGTGTGCTGGGTAATCCAGATAATGACGCTTTTGTGGATACGGTGTACCAGAACGTTGTCGGCAGCGCACCGTCACCCGCAGATCACAACCTGTATGCCGGATTGCTGACAGGCAGCGGCGGCACGCTATCACAGGCGCAACTCCTCGAAATTGCGGCCAATTCCGAGGTGAACGCCACGAACATCGATTTAATCGGATTACAGCAAACCGGGGTAGAGTTTACTTAA